A genomic window from Schistosoma mansoni, WGS project CABG00000000 data, supercontig 0292, strain Puerto Rico, whole genome shotgun sequence includes:
- a CDS encoding receptor for activated PKC, putative has translation MNEQLVFRGTLSGHRGWVTQIATNATQPDLLVSASRDKSLIVWDLRRESGEYGVPVRSLHGHNHFVSDVVMSSDGLYALSGSWDSTLRLYDLETGKTTRRFCGHEKSVLSVAFSADNRQIVSGSRDKTARLWNTLGHCKYVFTDGGHTDWISCVRFSPNTDHPIVVTCGWDKQVWGLSDCSLRTTHYGHTGYLNTVTVSPDGSLCASGGKDGQAMLWDLALNKFLYTLPSGGIINALCFSPNRYWLCAAVGSSIKIWDLENKVLADDLRPELISGSSPAKQSTPSCTCLAWSADGQTLFAGFSDNLIRVWQMA, from the exons ATGAATGAACAGTTGGTTTTCCGAGGCACTTTGTCTGGCCACCGTGGATGGGTCACGCAGATAGCGACAAATGCTACCCAGCCGGATCTTCTTGTTTCGGCTTCTCGAG ATAAATCCCTTATTGTTTGGGACTTGAGGCGAGAATCTGGGGAATATGGAGTACCTGTAAGGTCTTTACATGGACACAATCATTTCGTCAGTGACGTGGTTATGTCGTCGGATGGATTATACGCTTTATCGGGATCATGGGACAGCACATTAAGATTGTATGATCTGGAGACTGGGAAAACAACTCGTCGGTTCTGTGGACACGAAAAAAGCGTTTTAAGTGTTGCTTTCAGTGCAGACAACAGACAAATAGTCAGTGGGTCACGAGACAAAACTGCAAGGTTGTGGAATACTTTGGGTCACTGCAAGTATGTATTCACCGATGGCGGTCATACTGACTGGATCTCATGCGTCCGGTTTTCCCCAAACACAGACCACCCTATTGTTGTTACATGCGGATGGGACAAGCAA GTTTGGGGATTAAGTGACTGTAGTTTGCGCACAACACATTACGGACATACTGGTTATCTCAACACGGTGACAGTTTCACCAGATGGTTCTCTGTGTGCCAGCGGAGGAAAGGATGGACAAGCCATGCTTTGGGACTTAGCATTAAATAAGTTCCTGTACACCCTACCTAGCGGAGGAATAATCAATGCATTATGTTTCTCCCCTAATCGTTATTGGCTTTGTGCTGCAGTTGGGTCCAGCATCAAGATATGGGATTTAGAAAACAAGGTCTTAGCTGACGATCTACGCCCTGAATTAATCTCAGGAAGCTCGCCTGCTAAACAATCAACACCTTCATGCACATGTCTTGCATGGTCTGCTGATGGTCAAACTTTGTTTGCTGGGTTCTCAGACAATCTCATTCGTGTTTGGCAAATGGCTTAG
- a CDS encoding receptor for activated PKC, putative — protein sequence MLPSRIFLFRLLEVFLTTEVEISDKSLIVWDLRRESGEYGVPVRSLHGHNHFVSDVVMSSDGLYALSGSWDSTLRLYDLETGKTTRRFCGHEKSVLSVAFSADNRQIVSGSRDKTARLWNTLGHCKYVFTDGGHTDWISCVRFSPNTDHPIVVTCGWDKQVKVWGLSDCSLRTTHYGHTGYLNTVTVSPDGSLCASGGKDGQAMLWDLALNKFLYTLPSGGIINALCFSPNRYWLCAAVGSSIKIWDLENKVLADDLRPELISGSSPAKQSTPSCTCLAWSADGQTLFAGFSDNLIRVWQMA from the exons ATGCTACCCAGCCGGATCTTCTTGTTTCGGCTTCTCGAGGTATTTTTAACTACTGAAGTAGAAATTTCAGATAAATCCCTTATTGTTTGGGACTTGAGGCGAGAATCTGGGGAATATGGAGTACCTGTAAGGTCTTTACATGGACACAATCATTTCGTCAGTGACGTGGTTATGTCGTCGGATGGATTATACGCTTTATCGGGATCATGGGACAGCACATTAAGATTGTATGATCTGGAGACTGGGAAAACAACTCGTCGGTTCTGTGGACACGAAAAAAGCGTTTTAAGTGTTGCTTTCAGTGCAGACAACAGACAAATAGTCAGTGGGTCACGAGACAAAACTGCAAGGTTGTGGAATACTTTGGGTCACTGCAAGTATGTATTCACCGATGGCGGTCATACTGACTGGATCTCATGCGTCCGGTTTTCCCCAAACACAGACCACCCTATTGTTGTTACATGCGGATGGGACAAGCAAGTAAAA GTTTGGGGATTAAGTGACTGTAGTTTGCGCACAACACATTACGGACATACTGGTTATCTCAACACGGTGACAGTTTCACCAGATGGTTCTCTGTGTGCCAGCGGAGGAAAGGATGGACAAGCCATGCTTTGGGACTTAGCATTAAATAAGTTCCTGTACACCCTACCTAGCGGAGGAATAATCAATGCATTATGTTTCTCCCCTAATCGTTATTGGCTTTGTGCTGCAGTTGGGTCCAGCATCAAGATATGGGATTTAGAAAACAAGGTCTTAGCTGACGATCTACGCCCTGAATTAATCTCAGGAAGCTCGCCTGCTAAACAATCAACACCTTCATGCACATGTCTTGCATGGTCTGCTGATGGTCAAACTTTGTTTGCTGGGTTCTCAGACAATCTCATTCGTGTTTGGCAAATGGCTTAG
- a CDS encoding receptor for activated PKC, putative, with the protein MNEQLVFRGTLSGHRGWVTQIATNATQPDLLVSASRDKSLIVWDLRRESGEYGVPVRSLHGHNHFVSDVVMSSDGLYALSGSWDSTLRLYDLETGKTTRRFCGHEKSVLSVAFSADNRQIVSGSRDKTARLWNTLGHCKYVFTDGGHTDWISCVRFSPNTDHPIVVTCGWDKQVKVWGLSDCSLRTTHYGHTGYLNTVTVSPDGSLCASGGKDGQAMLWDLALNKFLYTLPSGGIINALCFSPNRYWLCAAVGSSIKIWDLENKVLADDLRPELISGSSPAKQSTPSCTCLAWSADGQTLFAGFSDNLIRVWQMA; encoded by the exons ATGAATGAACAGTTGGTTTTCCGAGGCACTTTGTCTGGCCACCGTGGATGGGTCACGCAGATAGCGACAAATGCTACCCAGCCGGATCTTCTTGTTTCGGCTTCTCGAG ATAAATCCCTTATTGTTTGGGACTTGAGGCGAGAATCTGGGGAATATGGAGTACCTGTAAGGTCTTTACATGGACACAATCATTTCGTCAGTGACGTGGTTATGTCGTCGGATGGATTATACGCTTTATCGGGATCATGGGACAGCACATTAAGATTGTATGATCTGGAGACTGGGAAAACAACTCGTCGGTTCTGTGGACACGAAAAAAGCGTTTTAAGTGTTGCTTTCAGTGCAGACAACAGACAAATAGTCAGTGGGTCACGAGACAAAACTGCAAGGTTGTGGAATACTTTGGGTCACTGCAAGTATGTATTCACCGATGGCGGTCATACTGACTGGATCTCATGCGTCCGGTTTTCCCCAAACACAGACCACCCTATTGTTGTTACATGCGGATGGGACAAGCAAGTAAAA GTTTGGGGATTAAGTGACTGTAGTTTGCGCACAACACATTACGGACATACTGGTTATCTCAACACGGTGACAGTTTCACCAGATGGTTCTCTGTGTGCCAGCGGAGGAAAGGATGGACAAGCCATGCTTTGGGACTTAGCATTAAATAAGTTCCTGTACACCCTACCTAGCGGAGGAATAATCAATGCATTATGTTTCTCCCCTAATCGTTATTGGCTTTGTGCTGCAGTTGGGTCCAGCATCAAGATATGGGATTTAGAAAACAAGGTCTTAGCTGACGATCTACGCCCTGAATTAATCTCAGGAAGCTCGCCTGCTAAACAATCAACACCTTCATGCACATGTCTTGCATGGTCTGCTGATGGTCAAACTTTGTTTGCTGGGTTCTCAGACAATCTCATTCGTGTTTGGCAAATGGCTTAG